Genomic DNA from Pelosinus sp. UFO1:
CTCATGGGGACGGTTCCATTGAGTAGTTTTATTCAACACAAACTTCTTCCTATTCAAAAATTACCAGTTTTCCCATCTCGAAAAGCAGGGCTGTATTTAATAGGTCTGGAGAAACTAAAGAACGGAGGCAATATCTTGGTAGAATTTCTTTAGAAACTAGGGTAAGCTATACAAAAAAGGAGGAATCCTTATGTCCCAAAATCATATTAAATTCGGCGGTGTAGGGTTTAACGCAAAAGTACCAACAACAAAGATAAATCGTTTCGTAAACAACCTGCCTGAGACGAAAAAACAATCATTATTTCAAGTAGCGGAAGAACTAAAATCAGCAGGAATGATCGAAGAAACTAAAAATTTCACTCATAAGCATAATAAAGGCGTCGACTACTTTGTTGAAGAATTCTAATAGCTTCCCGTAGCCATGATATTCCTCTAAATTTCACCCCTTTAGATAGAAAAAAGCATCACTATCTAATAGGGGTGATTTCATATCACTCAGAAATAAGCCAAAAACTCCTGCCTAGCAGGAGTTTTTCTTTAGTATAAATAACAAAGATCCGCGTATCATTGCTAAAGGTGAACTATTTCAAAACTCCTAACTCTAATTTTCACTGCATTACAGTAGGACTTTTCTCCTTTTTATGGAATATTGCTATTAAATTAACTTGGAGGTGTTTTATGTTTAATTATAAATCTGCGACGTTCATCATAGCAATTGTCTTACTTCTTATATCACCAACTGCTTTCGCTACTAGTAGTCAAGACGTTACCTTATTATTAAACCTCGGTAATCAGCAACTAAATGACAAACAATACGATGATTCAATCGCCACCTTCTCCCAACTCCTAGAACTCGATTCCACTAATACAACAGCCTACAATCAACGCGGTTTTGCATATCTAAGAAAAAATAATTATTCCGTAGCCATTAACGATTTTACTAAAGCCATCGAGTACAACCCACAATCCTATCAAGCCTTTGCCCACCGCGGTACGGCTTATTCTCTCGTTGGTCAAAATGAATTGGCACTCACCGATTACGCAACCTCAATTCGGCTTAACCCTGGGTATCCTGTATCATATTTTTCACGCGGCAATTTTTATGTTTATTTAAAGAAATATGACTTAGCAATTGACGACTTTACCAAACTTATCGAAATCACACCAATTTCGATATCGTATTTATATCGGGCTAGGGTCTACTGTTTTGAAACTAAACAATATGAACTTGCTCTCGCCGATGTGAATAAAGCAATCGAACTCGACCCTCGAAACATTCGTGCCTATGAAATTCGTAGCTTAGTTAATGGCCGACTAAAGAATTATGATCAAGACATCACCGATTGTTCAACAATTCTCGAACTTGATCCCTCCAACTTTGGGGCTCTAATTAACCGTAGCAACGCTTACGGCCTATTGGGCCAATATGACAATTCCATTACCGACTCTCTAAAAGCCATTCAACTTAACGATAGGATATTAATGGCTCATTTCAATCTGGCCCAAGGATATGAACTTAGCGGACAAAAAGAGGCCGCCCTGAAAGAATACCAAATTTCTCTCAATATTCTCCAATACTATCCCTCTCTTTACACAAAAGAACGTCAAAAGGCTCAATCCCGACTAAACGGCAAGTGGGATACTTACAATGAATGGTTATAGTTATTGGGAGTTTAAACGGCAACTGGGATTAGCTATACTGAGTGGATTTAGTCTCAAATTTTCCTCACTCTCACCCCTACTCTGACATACTCCACTCTTTGTATTCCATGTCCCAATAAACACACAAAACTCCTGCCAACTTAGCAGGAGTTATTTTTCAATTATAAATGATACAGTTCTGCGTATCACCTAACTGCAAATTTTTTCATAGTAATTTAAGTCGAAGAACTGTCACCTGACACATACGGCGAAGTTTTTTAGAATATTATGATCCCCTTCTCTCTGTTATTGCTAACGATCTGTCCTGCATATGCTAAAGGCAACACGTTCTGAAAACATAGGGACACAATGATGTTTTCCTTAATGTAACAAGATGGTCTTAAATAACATAAAATGTAACATATAAAATAGTTAGGAGGCTTTTCCATGGACGAAGCTACAAGGAAATGTTGTCACTGCGAAGAAGAGCAGTTTCATGTGCATGAATTTTTAGGAAGCGTTAAAATTGCAACAGAGGATGATGAAGATCCCCATAACCACCGTTTTGCTGGGGTATCAGGTGAAGCTCTCTGTATAGGTAATAATCAGCATGTACACGAGATCCAAACAAGAACAGACTTTTTTGATGACCACTTTCACTTAATTTGTATTCGTACAGGTCCAGCAGTTCGTGTAAATGACAGACATGTGCATTTTGCAACTGGAATGACCACTGAGGTTGAGGATCATGTGCATCAATTTATGTTTGCTACTCTAATTGAAGACCCAATTGGTGATGACTAACCCTGGTTTTGGGTAAAAAGTGAATTGATATATATAGTACAGGGACACAGGTTATGTTTAGTGTTTTGAAACAACATCCTTGTCCCCATATTTTTGCATCAAGTGAAATATATTGTCGCCCTCGGAAGACTCACAGGGACGGCTCTGTTGATTCCATGTCCCATAAACACGCAAAACTCCTGCCAACTTAGCAGGAGTTTTGCGCTATTACTTCTTGATAGGAATCCAAATCTCACATCTGTAATCTGGAGAGTATATATCACCTTTAGGATAGACCTCAAGCTCTGGTGCACAATCATGTTGATATCCTGCAGCAGGCAACCACTCTGTAAATATCCTTCGAGTAAGATCCTGTATCGCTTCAGGCAGTGCTCCGACTAATTCAAATATAGCCCAGGTTGCTGCTGGTATCGTTGTCGAAATATATCCACTGGGAAGAGTTTCTTTGATGTTCTCAATTGCTATCATATAATTAAATTCATCTTTATACTTACCAAAATCCTTACATATACCTAACACGCCACGTTCACCGGCTCTTGAATTAATCCACTCGTATGATCCATCGTTCATGCAATCGTTCCAAAATTGGGGCACCTGTTTGAAATTTTCTCCGTCTACCATAGTTATCCTTCGTTGTTTACCCACTACTGTAAAGCTTTCTTTATCAACAATCTTATAATCCATATTTTTATCTCCTTTTATTGAAATGTGAAAGGAGAGCTTAGGATATGCCTTGAGATTTGCTCCCGGCTCGCGCGCAGCCGAAGGGCTTATTCCATGCATTTTCCCAAAAGCTTTTGTGAATGCTTCGGGCGTTTCATAGCCATACTTATAAGCCACATTAATGATTTTTTCGCCAGATACAATATCCTGAGCAGCAAGTGTGAGCCTTCTTCTTCGTATATATTCAGCTATTGTAATACCAGTAATCATATGATACATACGCTGAAAGTGAAACGTAGAGGATAAGGCGATTTTCGCCACCTTCTCAATATCAAGCTTTTCAGTAATGTTATCCTCCAGATATTCTACTGCCTTATTCATTGCATCGAGCCAATTCATCGAGCCACCCCTCTCTAGTTCTATATTAAATACTTTCTGCTTATCTGTCCTGTCTTTAAATGCTGTCCGATGACAGGTTTGAAAAAAACGCTTCTTACTTCTTTTCCCTAAAAACAAATAAACTCCTACCATAGATTAGAAGGATTTTTCCCGATTATGGTATAAAGTAAATACTAAATATGTTTGAAAGATATCATTTATAATGATATCGCAACAAGGAAGGTGCTAATGTGAGCAACCAGTATCATAAAGACCTAGAGCCTTCTTGTTTCTATCTCCGTAAATCAAGAGAAGATCAGGAAGCAGAATCCAGAGGTGAAGGGGAAACTCTCGCTAAGCATAAAAAGGCATTATTTAAAACAGCTAAAGTATATGGTGTGAATATTACTAAAGTCTTTGAAGAAGTTGTGTCAGGTGAGAGCATCATCCATCGGCCTGAGATGTTAAACCTACTAAAAGAAATTGAAGAAGGAAAATGGAAATCTGTTTTCTGTATGGATATTGATCGTCTTGGTCGTGGCAAGATGCAGGATCAAGGTTTAATTATAGAAACCTTTAAACAAGCAAAAACTAAGATCGTAACTCCACGTAAAATATATGATTTAAACGATGAATGGGACGAAGAATATACCGAGTTTGAATCTTTCATGGCACGCAAAGAGCTCAAGATCATCACTAGACGCTTACAAGGCGGCAGAATTAGATCCTTGGAAGATGGTAACTACCTTGGCACCGTACCTCCCTATGGATACCTAATAGAGAAAAAAGACCGCAAGAGATACTTAATTAAGAACCCAGAACAAAGTGAACCTACGACTTTAATATGGAAGTTATACAGGATGAACATGGGAACCAATAAGATAGCGAATGAACTGAATGACATGGGATATCTATCTTATACGGGTAAGAAATGGTCTGCCTCATCGATTTTAGCTATTTTAAAGAATCCTACCTACGCTGGTGTTAATGCGTGGAAAAAAGTAGCTTCGAAGAAGTCGACTACCCGTATTGGCAGGGAAACAAAATTGCGCCCCAAAGAAGAGCAAATTTGGATTTATGATTGTCATGAACCCTATGTCACTCTTGAAGAATTTGAGCAGGTGCAACAAATGCTGTCAAAAAAATATCACCCGCCCTATCAGCTTATTAACGGCATTACCAATCCCCTAGCTGGATTGATTAAATGCGATATATGCGGCGGTTCAATGATCTATCGTCCTTATCAGCATCAACAGTACCCTCACCTCATGTGCTACAATCGGTATTGTCGTAATAAAAGCTGCCGCTTTGAATATGTGGAGCAGAAAATATTAGAGGGCCTGCTGCTATGGCTTAACGAATATCGCGCTCAGTGGGATAATTTTAAGGCTAATGAACAGGATAATACCATTGACCTCAAAGAGAAGGTATATAAAAACCTCAAAAAGGAATTAAAAGAATTAGAGCTGCAAAAAGACAATTTACATGACTTATTAGAAAAAGGGATTTATAATGCTGATACCTACCTAGAAAGATCAGCAAAATTATCTGAGAAAATTGCTGATACAAAAAAAAATATCGACAAAACAGAATTTGCCTTGTCGAATGAGATTCAACATGAGAAAGCTAAAAAGGATATTATTCCTAAGGTTCAACACGTTTTAGAAGTCTATGAGAAATCCAATAACCCTACTGAGAAAAATAATATGTTAAAGTCAGTGCTAGAAAATGCCACCTATCGCAAAGAAAAATGGCAAAAAGGTGATCAATTTACACTAGTGATAAATCCCCGTTTACCCCAGTAATTACATGGCTTCAATGCCCAATACAGATAAATATATGATGTAAATTCATTTCCTTCCTTATCCACTCCAATAGGATCGTATAAGCTAACTTCAGCACGCGTGCGACGTGTACTTCTAAGATGCATTAAAATTTCATTTTCAATACATCTAGCTGCGTAGGTTGCTAAGCGAATTTTCTTCGCTACATCAAAAGTATTAATCGCTTTTATTAGCCCGATTGTGCCGATTGAAATTAAATCATCAATATCTTCACCCGTATTATCAAATTTTTTAACAATGTGTGCTACTAATCTTAGATTTCTCTCGATTAATATGCTTTTCGCATTTTCATCTCCGCTTTTTAGCCGTTCCAAGTATATTTGTTCTTCCTTTTCTGAAAGAGGTAAGGGAAAAGTATTATTGGTTACGTAAGAAACCAGTAGGGAAAGGCCATTCACAATAGAAACTGCTAATGCCGCAAAAAAAGACACCACAACATTCACCCCCGCAAATCACTTGCTTCATTGTATGGTATAATATCTCTTCATGTGCCTGTTAATTTTTGTATATCATAGATCTTTTTAAAAGTTTCCTTAGACTTCCACTTCTTACTCGTATTTTTTTCCTCTCGTTGCAATAAATGTACAACTCTACTGAATTCAGATATTAATGAAAGAGTACTGACTTTTTAAATAATAGACTTGCGTCTTTCTAGCACGTAGCATATAATCGCAAAAGGAGAGTGATATCATGGAACAATATGCTGGTGATTTCCAACTACTATTTGCCTGTATTCTTATTCTTGTCTACGTACTATGGGAAAGATTATTTCCAGAATGATAAGTTTTCCATAAGTTAAACTGCATCATAATCCGTAACGTAATTAATCACATCACTTATCACCTTACCAATGCAATTGCTAAGTTTTATAACAATCGATAATGAGGCACTCTGTAAATCTAAATATCCCATATAGCCTCCCGCGTTGACTACACCAATAATTGAAATGGTGCCGATATAAGGTAATTTATTGCCAACAGCAATACCAGCCTCTATACCTCCCTCCCATATTTCCATATTGCCAATTTCATTATTTTTACCTAAACATGCGTCAACAGCAATAATAATAGGCTGATGATGCTGTTTTTCTATACTCTGAATTACTTCTACTAAATTTCCTGCATGAACAGGATTATCCAAGCTACCATAAACAATGCTTTTTGTGTTTTCTAGCAAATAAGAGCCCACTAAGGGACCAAGAGCGTCGCCAATATATTTATCCGATCCAATACATAAAATAATGATTTTTCTATTATTCAGTTCTTTTTGTTGTTTTAATAAATACAATAAATAGGGATGCATTTTGTTATAAGCCAAAGCATCATTTATATTAGTAACTACTTTTTCAGCGACAGTCTTCTTCATTTTATGATCTCCTTTTATAATATTACCAATAATATCTATGCATCCTATCTACAAAGAATACTTGATTCTGTCGAAGTCCCTTGCTCCTAGCCAACCCATACTGTACCCAAAAAACCGCCTTGCAATATTGCAAAGGCGTTTTCCTATAAAAATTCTTTGTTTTAGAATCATAGCTAGTAACATACATTATATTGCAACTTGAAGATGGAGGTAATGCAATGTATGTTATGCTACTATTGAGTCTAATCGGTACCACACTGTTATTGGGTGGTATTTACTTCATGCGTCTTGGTCTACAAAAACTATTATGGACTAAATTACAGTCGCTCTTAAGCCAACTAACTAAAACTCCTTTGCGTGGTTTATTTGTAGGTATGTTTGCCGCTGCGATTATGCAAAGCAGTACTGCAGTTTCATTATTAACTATAGGCTTGGTCCATGCAGAGTATTTATCCTTTTATCAAGGTCTAGGGATTATTCTAGGAGCAAATATTGGCACATGTTCCACAGTACAATTGATGACTATCACGATACCGGAACAAGTTATCTTACCATTATTTCTATTCAGTTTATTACTCACAATCATATCCAAAAAACTTCGCTACCTCGGTATGGCAGCTTCAGGATTACTTAGTATGTTTATTGGCATGAGTATTTTATCAGAAGCCTTAAGCAGTCTTTCAGAATTTACAACTGTTATTAGTTATTTGCTTGCCGCCAAAGAAAATTCTATTTATGGAATCCTTGGAGGAATGATCATTACTCTTTTATTTCAATCTAGCAGCGCCGCTACAGGTGTATTAATGGTCCTAGCCAGCGATGGGATTATCGATCTAACAACAGCTACTTATGTAGTCTACGGCAACAATATTGGATCCTGTTTATCTTCCATTATTGTAGCATTAACAGCATCTTTATCAGCGAGACGTCTCGCTGCAGCCCATATCCTTCTTAATGTATTAGGTGTTTTTATTTTCTTACCATTTACAAATTTACTAGTGAAAATAGCCACCTATCTCACAGCAGATTTTGCTGGGCAGGTGGCTATAGTACATACGCTATTTAATATTATTTCTTCTGTGGCTGTATTACCAATACTACGCCAATACGCAAATCTAGTTATGTTATTGGTTCCCAAAAGAAGATGAAGTACCTACATCTTGTCTTTCCTTCCGATTGATACCCATTCTTACAACCGATATAAAAATATATTCCAAAACGGCAGTCATTACAATGGTACCACCAGGAGCAATGTCCAAATAAAAAGAAGATGTTAGGCCAATGAGTACAGATATTATAGAAAATACTACTGCCCATCCCATGGTAGCCTTGAATCCCACCCTGAGCAGATGAGCTGTTGCCACAGGTATTATCATTAACGCACTCACAAGTAAGATACCGACTATCGTCATGCCAACGACAACGACTAAAGCTGTCAATATGCTAAACAGCATATTGATCATTCCCGTATTAATCCCTGCAACTTTTGCAATGTCTTCATCTAAGGCCATTAACATAAGCTTATCAAATAAAAAATAAACAATAGCTAGTACTAGAGTTCCGGAACAAGCTATTGTTATCACATCAACAAGAGATACTGTAATAATACTCCCAAACAAAAAGCTTAATAATCCAGAACTTGGCATACGAGTCATCGTACTAAAAATAATAGCCATAGCCGCGCCCGCATAAAAGAATATTGCTAATCCCATATCAGCAAATTCCATATGGCGCCTACGAACTAATTCAATGCCCACTGCACCCGCTATAGTCATAATCAAAGCTCCAACTACTGGATATAATCCCACCATATAGCCGCCTGT
This window encodes:
- a CDS encoding lipopolysaccharide assembly protein LapB gives rise to the protein MFNYKSATFIIAIVLLLISPTAFATSSQDVTLLLNLGNQQLNDKQYDDSIATFSQLLELDSTNTTAYNQRGFAYLRKNNYSVAINDFTKAIEYNPQSYQAFAHRGTAYSLVGQNELALTDYATSIRLNPGYPVSYFSRGNFYVYLKKYDLAIDDFTKLIEITPISISYLYRARVYCFETKQYELALADVNKAIELDPRNIRAYEIRSLVNGRLKNYDQDITDCSTILELDPSNFGALINRSNAYGLLGQYDNSITDSLKAIQLNDRILMAHFNLAQGYELSGQKEAALKEYQISLNILQYYPSLYTKERQKAQSRLNGKWDTYNEWL
- a CDS encoding YmaF family protein; the protein is MDEATRKCCHCEEEQFHVHEFLGSVKIATEDDEDPHNHRFAGVSGEALCIGNNQHVHEIQTRTDFFDDHFHLICIRTGPAVRVNDRHVHFATGMTTEVEDHVHQFMFATLIEDPIGDD
- a CDS encoding AraC family transcriptional regulator yields the protein MFLGKRSKKRFFQTCHRTAFKDRTDKQKVFNIELERGGSMNWLDAMNKAVEYLEDNITEKLDIEKVAKIALSSTFHFQRMYHMITGITIAEYIRRRRLTLAAQDIVSGEKIINVAYKYGYETPEAFTKAFGKMHGISPSAAREPGANLKAYPKLSFHISIKGDKNMDYKIVDKESFTVVGKQRRITMVDGENFKQVPQFWNDCMNDGSYEWINSRAGERGVLGICKDFGKYKDEFNYMIAIENIKETLPSGYISTTIPAATWAIFELVGALPEAIQDLTRRIFTEWLPAAGYQHDCAPELEVYPKGDIYSPDYRCEIWIPIKK
- a CDS encoding recombinase family protein, coding for MSNQYHKDLEPSCFYLRKSREDQEAESRGEGETLAKHKKALFKTAKVYGVNITKVFEEVVSGESIIHRPEMLNLLKEIEEGKWKSVFCMDIDRLGRGKMQDQGLIIETFKQAKTKIVTPRKIYDLNDEWDEEYTEFESFMARKELKIITRRLQGGRIRSLEDGNYLGTVPPYGYLIEKKDRKRYLIKNPEQSEPTTLIWKLYRMNMGTNKIANELNDMGYLSYTGKKWSASSILAILKNPTYAGVNAWKKVASKKSTTRIGRETKLRPKEEQIWIYDCHEPYVTLEEFEQVQQMLSKKYHPPYQLINGITNPLAGLIKCDICGGSMIYRPYQHQQYPHLMCYNRYCRNKSCRFEYVEQKILEGLLLWLNEYRAQWDNFKANEQDNTIDLKEKVYKNLKKELKELELQKDNLHDLLEKGIYNADTYLERSAKLSEKIADTKKNIDKTEFALSNEIQHEKAKKDIIPKVQHVLEVYEKSNNPTEKNNMLKSVLENATYRKEKWQKGDQFTLVINPRLPQ
- the yyaC gene encoding spore protease YyaC is translated as MKKTVAEKVVTNINDALAYNKMHPYLLYLLKQQKELNNRKIIILCIGSDKYIGDALGPLVGSYLLENTKSIVYGSLDNPVHAGNLVEVIQSIEKQHHQPIIIAVDACLGKNNEIGNMEIWEGGIEAGIAVGNKLPYIGTISIIGVVNAGGYMGYLDLQSASLSIVIKLSNCIGKVISDVINYVTDYDAV
- a CDS encoding Na/Pi cotransporter family protein → MYVMLLLSLIGTTLLLGGIYFMRLGLQKLLWTKLQSLLSQLTKTPLRGLFVGMFAAAIMQSSTAVSLLTIGLVHAEYLSFYQGLGIILGANIGTCSTVQLMTITIPEQVILPLFLFSLLLTIISKKLRYLGMAASGLLSMFIGMSILSEALSSLSEFTTVISYLLAAKENSIYGILGGMIITLLFQSSSAATGVLMVLASDGIIDLTTATYVVYGNNIGSCLSSIIVALTASLSARRLAAAHILLNVLGVFIFLPFTNLLVKIATYLTADFAGQVAIVHTLFNIISSVAVLPILRQYANLVMLLVPKRR
- a CDS encoding metal ABC transporter permease — protein: MMEFFQYDFIQRALLAGLITGIVCPLIGSFVVVRRQSLIGDGLGHIAFAGVTGGYMVGLYPVVGALIMTIAGAVGIELVRRRHMEFADMGLAIFFYAGAAMAIIFSTMTRMPSSGLLSFLFGSIITVSLVDVITIACSGTLVLAIVYFLFDKLMLMALDEDIAKVAGINTGMINMLFSILTALVVVVGMTIVGILLVSALMIIPVATAHLLRVGFKATMGWAVVFSIISVLIGLTSSFYLDIAPGGTIVMTAVLEYIFISVVRMGINRKERQDVGTSSSFGNQ